The Coffea arabica cultivar ET-39 chromosome 1e, Coffea Arabica ET-39 HiFi, whole genome shotgun sequence genome has a window encoding:
- the LOC140016903 gene encoding thaumatin-like protein 1: MGTHQQVNGNAETFWLQYVAQEMLRGFQTMLLRALLISFSNFLLIFSINLELIFYTAGVQSAQFTFTNNCPYTIWPATVSGGGVAQLPTTGFELPSKSSVSIEVPAQWSGRIWARSFCSNDNSGKFFCKTADCGSGEVSCNGAGAIPPASLAEFTLAANNGMDFYDVSLVDGFNLPLSITPQSGSGSNCRSTSCPVDLNAICPQELAIRDDSGGAIIGCKSACLAFNQPQFCCTGEFGSPQTCPPTIFSSYFENQCPQAYSYAYDDLTSTFTCTGGPDYLITFCS, from the exons ATGGGCACTCACCAGCAGGTGAATGGCAATGCAGAAACCTTCTGGCTACAATATGTCGCACAAGAGATGCTGAGAGGATTTCAAACTATG CTGCTTAGGGCATTActaatttctttttctaattttcttttaatttttagtatCAATTTGGAATTGATTTT TTATACTGCAGGTGTTCAGTCAGCTCAATTTACCTTCACAAACAACTGCCCCTACACAATATGGCCAGCAACCGTATCTGGTGGAGGGGTAGCACAACTGCCCACAACTGGATTCGAATTACCCTCCAAGTCATCAGTCTCCATAGAAGTACCAGCACAATGGTCAGGGCGTATTTGGGCAAGATCGTTTTGCTCTAACGACAACTCGGggaaatttttctgcaaaacaGCAGACTGTGGATCAGGTGAAGTTTCATGCAATGGTGCAGGTGCAATTCCACCGGCAAGTCTGGCAGAATTCACATTGGCAGCAAACAATGGGATGGATTTTTATGATGTTAGTCTTGTTGATGGCTTCAATTTGCCGCTTTCGATCACCCCACAATCTGGCTCTGGAAGCAACTGTAGAAGCACTTCTTGTCCTGTTGATTTGAACGCAATCTGCCCTCAAGAATTGGCAATAAGAGATGATTCTGGGGGAGCTATTATTGGCTGCAAAAGTGCATGTTTGGCTTTTAATCAACCACAGTTTTGCTGCACAGGAGAGTTTGGATCCCCACAAACTTGTCCACCCACAATTTTTTCATCATACTTCGAGAACCAGTGTCCACAGGCTTATAGTTATGCATATGATGATCTAACCAGCACTTTTACTTGCACCGGTGGACCAGACTACCTTATTACCTTTTGTTCTTGA
- the LOC113703027 gene encoding Holliday junction resolvase MOC1, chloroplastic isoform X1 — translation METSHFHFQSQISHFPSEFMTPFSTKLAQPFLLRFSSTVATTFKLFSTATTLTPSVDHAVVITPDQLIPPPRRKSSRGKKGNKLITEAQLRQNWLDSLSCPFPEKIDYNSSSNSNCSSDLLNFHGNGSPNLGSEWVIGVDPDASGALALLKPDHSAQVFDSPHLKVPIGRRLRKRLDTKSIVQLLNSFNAPMGTTAYIEQSIPYPKDGKQGWWSGGFGYGLWIGILVASGFSVIPVPSAVWKNEFRLSGSSSTKDDSREAASMMFPSLSSQLKRKKDHVKYSFVGRAEALLIAAYGKSLKMRLYDSCLVDN, via the exons ATGGAAACTTCCCACTTCCACTTCCAGTCCCAAATCTCGCATTTCCCTTCTGAATTCATGACCCCTTTCTCCACCAAACTCGCCCAACCATTCCTCCTCCGCTTCTCCTCTACCGTAGCCACCACTTTCAAGCTCTTCTCCACTGCCACCACTCTTACCCCTTCTGTAGACCATGCTGTAGTTATAACTCCTGACCAGCTTATCCCGCCGCCCCGGCGAAAAAGCTCAAGAGGGAAGAAGGGGAATAAGTTGATTACAGAGGCTCAACTTAGACAGAATTGGTTGGATTCCCTCTCCTGCCCTTTCCCTGAGAAAATTGATTATAATAGTAGTAGTAATAGTAATTGTTCTAGTGATCTTCTGAACTTCCATGGCAATGGGAGTCCGAATTTGGGTTCCGAATGGGTTATTGGAGTTGACCCTGATGCTTCCGGAGCCTTGGCTCTCTTGAAACCGGATCATTCTGCACAG GTTTTTGATTCCCCTCACTTGAAAGTACCAATTGGCAGGAGATTGCGGAAGCGTTTAGACACAAAGTCTATTGTACAGTTGCTTAATAGTTTTAATGCTCCAATGG GAACTACTGCCTATATAGAGCAATCAATTCCATACCCAAAAGATGGTAAGCAG GGATGGTGGAGCGGAGGATTTGGATATGGACTGTGGATTGGGATTTTGGTTGCCTCTGGGTTTTCTGTTATTCCAGTGCCATCAGCTGTGTGGAAGAATGAGTTCAGGCTGTCAGGAAGCAGTTCAACTAAG GATGATAGCAGGGAAGCTGCGTCCATGATGTTTCCCTCTTTGAGTTCTCAGTTAAAGAGGAAGAAAGATCATG ttaaatattcttttgtaggTCGAGCAGAGGCATTGCTTATTGCTGCTTATGGAAAAAGCCTGAAAATGCGTCTTTATGATTCATGTTTGGTGGATAATTAA
- the LOC113703027 gene encoding Holliday junction resolvase MOC1, chloroplastic isoform X2, translating to METSHFHFQSQISHFPSEFMTPFSTKLAQPFLLRFSSTVATTFKLFSTATTLTPSVDHAVVITPDQLIPPPRRKSSRGKKGNKLITEAQLRQNWLDSLSCPFPEKIDYNSSSNSNCSSDLLNFHGNGSPNLGSEWVIGVDPDASGALALLKPDHSAQVFDSPHLKVPIGRRLRKRLDTKSIVQLLNSFNAPMGTTAYIEQSIPYPKDGKQGWWSGGFGYGLWIGILVASGFSVIPVPSAVWKNEFRLSGSSSTKDDSREAASMMFPSLSSQLKRKKDHGRAEALLIAAYGKSLKMRLYDSCLVDN from the exons ATGGAAACTTCCCACTTCCACTTCCAGTCCCAAATCTCGCATTTCCCTTCTGAATTCATGACCCCTTTCTCCACCAAACTCGCCCAACCATTCCTCCTCCGCTTCTCCTCTACCGTAGCCACCACTTTCAAGCTCTTCTCCACTGCCACCACTCTTACCCCTTCTGTAGACCATGCTGTAGTTATAACTCCTGACCAGCTTATCCCGCCGCCCCGGCGAAAAAGCTCAAGAGGGAAGAAGGGGAATAAGTTGATTACAGAGGCTCAACTTAGACAGAATTGGTTGGATTCCCTCTCCTGCCCTTTCCCTGAGAAAATTGATTATAATAGTAGTAGTAATAGTAATTGTTCTAGTGATCTTCTGAACTTCCATGGCAATGGGAGTCCGAATTTGGGTTCCGAATGGGTTATTGGAGTTGACCCTGATGCTTCCGGAGCCTTGGCTCTCTTGAAACCGGATCATTCTGCACAG GTTTTTGATTCCCCTCACTTGAAAGTACCAATTGGCAGGAGATTGCGGAAGCGTTTAGACACAAAGTCTATTGTACAGTTGCTTAATAGTTTTAATGCTCCAATGG GAACTACTGCCTATATAGAGCAATCAATTCCATACCCAAAAGATGGTAAGCAG GGATGGTGGAGCGGAGGATTTGGATATGGACTGTGGATTGGGATTTTGGTTGCCTCTGGGTTTTCTGTTATTCCAGTGCCATCAGCTGTGTGGAAGAATGAGTTCAGGCTGTCAGGAAGCAGTTCAACTAAG GATGATAGCAGGGAAGCTGCGTCCATGATGTTTCCCTCTTTGAGTTCTCAGTTAAAGAGGAAGAAAGATCATG gTCGAGCAGAGGCATTGCTTATTGCTGCTTATGGAAAAAGCCTGAAAATGCGTCTTTATGATTCATGTTTGGTGGATAATTAA
- the LOC113693968 gene encoding uncharacterized protein — protein MVEHILFHCAQAQKVWKLAPVQWDSIQTQTGCFKQWWTALIQARSRKEGKQHIALTANILWQLWKDRNELEFEGKEKDGIKVVQKASNEWMEFEEAGTGKEARSTSEIDAADARQREEGMEVRDLMELHIATQKATEGHKMGIGVVAKLNGTRIIADWVLVDRTSLLKIQDEAAAMRLALIKVRQLGWNRIKVINANQHLIAMLKSGKGDNLNTVTLVEDILALANLFQMCFFEVGKNSNMSLCQSISRYALSIVLDEERIFVSS, from the coding sequence ATGGTGGAACACATTCTGTTTCATTGTGCACAGGCTCAGAAGGTATGGAAGCTTGCTCCAGTTCAATGGGACAGCATCCAGACTCAAACAGGTTGTTTTAAGCAGTGGTGGACAGCTTTAATTCAAGCTAGGAGTAGGAAGGAAGGCAAACAGCATATAGCTTTGACTGCTAACATACTTTGGCAGCTATGGAAGGATAGGAATgagctggaatttgaagggaaagaGAAGGATGGAATTAAAGTAGTGCAAAAGGCAAGTAATGAGTGGATGGAGTTTGAGGAAGCTGGTACAGGAAAAGAAGCTAGGAGTACATCAGAAATAGATGCAGCAGATGCAAGGCAAAGGGAGGAAGGAATGGAGGTAAGGGACTTGATGGAACTTCACATTGCAACACAGAAAGCAACCGAGGGACACAAGATGGGAATTGGTGTTGTGGCCAAGCTGAATGGAACAAGAATCATAGCTGACTGGGTGCTAGTGGACAGAACATCGCTACTGAAAATCCAAGATGAAGCTGCAGCAATGCGACTAGCACTCATCAAAGTAAGGCAGCTTGGTTGGAACAGGATTAAAGTCATAAATGCCAATCAACATCTTATTGCCATGCTGAAAAGTGGGAAAGGAGACAATCTGAATACAGTCACGTTAGTGGAAGATATACTTGCTCTAGCTAATCTGTTTCAAATGTGCTTTTTTGAAGTAGGAAAAAATAGTAATATGTCTCTATGTCAAAGCATTAGTCGTTATGCTCTAAGCATAGTTTTGGATGAAGAGAGAATTTTTGTCTCTTCTTAG